A part of Saliniradius amylolyticus genomic DNA contains:
- the typA gene encoding translational GTPase TypA, producing MTSANKITDINKLRNIAIIAHVDHGKTTLVDKLLEQSGTFDERSEHDERVMDSNDLEKERGITILAKNTAINWQDYRINILDTPGHADFGGEVERVMSMADSVLLLVDAVDGPMPQTRFVTQKAFAHGLNPIVVINKIDRPGARPDWVMDQVFDLFDNLGATDEQLDFPVVYASALQGWASMDDGEQGGDMTPLFEAIVEQVSAPNANPEGPLQMQISQLDYSSYLGVIGIGRIKQGQVKVNQQVTIASADGTERKGKIGKVFGYLGLERMETEMASAGDIVAISGLGELKISDTVCDLDQVDRLPPLTVDEPTVTMTFQVNTSPFAGQDGKFVTSRQILERLEMELKHNVALRVEETENPDKFRVSGRGELHLGVLIENMRREGYELAVSRPEVIVKEEDGQKMEPYESLTVDIEEEHQGSIMENLGLRKAEMRDMNPDGKGRVRIDFIVPSRGLIGFQTEFMSLTSGTGLVYHTFEEYGPHAGGTIGQRNNGVMISNGKGKALSYALYNLQDRGRLFASHGEEVYEGQIIGIHNRSNDLTVNCLKGKQLTNVRASGTDEATTLSPPIKLTLERALEFINDDELVEVTPNYVRLRKKQLTESERKRASRG from the coding sequence ATGACATCTGCAAATAAAATCACTGATATTAACAAGTTACGTAATATCGCCATTATCGCGCACGTTGACCACGGCAAGACGACCCTGGTAGATAAGCTGCTAGAGCAGTCCGGCACCTTTGATGAACGCTCCGAGCACGACGAGCGCGTAATGGACTCCAACGATCTGGAAAAAGAGCGTGGTATTACCATTCTGGCCAAAAACACTGCCATTAACTGGCAAGATTACCGCATTAACATTCTGGACACTCCAGGACACGCCGACTTTGGTGGTGAGGTTGAGCGGGTGATGTCCATGGCCGACTCGGTATTGCTACTGGTAGACGCGGTCGATGGCCCCATGCCGCAAACCCGTTTTGTAACCCAGAAAGCCTTTGCGCACGGTCTGAACCCTATTGTGGTTATCAACAAGATTGACCGCCCCGGTGCACGTCCCGACTGGGTAATGGATCAGGTCTTCGACCTGTTCGACAACCTGGGCGCAACCGATGAACAGCTGGATTTCCCAGTGGTTTACGCGTCGGCCCTGCAAGGCTGGGCCAGCATGGACGATGGCGAACAGGGCGGTGATATGACGCCACTGTTTGAGGCTATTGTAGAGCAGGTTTCCGCGCCCAATGCTAACCCTGAAGGTCCGCTGCAAATGCAGATCTCTCAGTTGGATTATTCCAGCTACCTGGGCGTTATCGGTATTGGCCGTATCAAGCAGGGTCAGGTTAAGGTCAACCAGCAAGTGACCATCGCCAGTGCCGACGGCACCGAGCGTAAAGGTAAAATCGGTAAGGTATTTGGGTATCTGGGCCTTGAGCGTATGGAAACTGAAATGGCCTCAGCTGGGGATATTGTTGCCATCAGCGGCCTGGGTGAGCTAAAAATCTCAGATACCGTGTGTGACTTAGACCAGGTGGATCGCCTGCCGCCACTGACCGTGGATGAGCCAACAGTGACCATGACCTTCCAGGTCAACACCTCACCCTTTGCCGGCCAGGACGGTAAGTTTGTCACCTCGCGTCAGATCCTTGAACGTTTAGAGATGGAACTGAAACACAACGTGGCCCTTCGCGTAGAAGAAACCGAAAACCCGGATAAATTCCGCGTTTCCGGTCGTGGAGAACTTCACCTGGGTGTTCTTATCGAGAACATGCGCCGTGAAGGCTATGAGCTGGCGGTGTCCCGCCCAGAGGTTATCGTCAAAGAAGAAGACGGTCAGAAGATGGAGCCCTACGAGTCCCTGACAGTGGATATCGAAGAGGAACATCAAGGTTCGATCATGGAAAACCTGGGTCTGCGTAAGGCCGAGATGCGTGATATGAACCCCGACGGCAAAGGCCGGGTGCGCATCGACTTTATCGTACCCAGCCGCGGCCTTATCGGTTTCCAGACCGAGTTTATGAGCCTGACCTCCGGCACCGGTTTGGTTTACCACACCTTTGAAGAATACGGCCCTCATGCGGGCGGTACCATCGGCCAGCGTAACAACGGGGTGATGATTTCCAACGGTAAGGGTAAGGCACTGTCTTACGCGCTGTATAACCTGCAGGATCGTGGCCGTCTGTTTGCCTCTCACGGTGAGGAAGTCTACGAAGGTCAGATCATCGGTATTCACAACCGCTCCAATGACCTGACCGTTAACTGTCTGAAAGGCAAGCAGCTGACCAACGTACGCGCCTCGGGCACCGACGAAGCCACGACTTTGTCACCACCAATCAAGCTGACGCTGGAGCGTGCTCTTGAGTTTATCAATGACGACGAACTGGTTGAGGTAACCCCCAACTATGTGCGCCTGCGTAAGAAGCAGCTCACCGAAAGTGAGCGTAAACGCGCCAGCCGCGGTTAA
- a CDS encoding gamma-glutamylcyclotransferase family protein, giving the protein MSSITYTDLFEMLAHIGEFITAFALIVAGVWALVNYRVNKQVEAARWLHELSQEFQFSDKLSNGKFLLDFRFREVVEPLLSTLIIYCNKGLKESDLKLSVELDRVLNQFEHLLFLESNGRITRAHLNAYFGYWFGLFKKPEYGTLRRYCHNFGYELIAQYCFPEGARAQREEYILVYGSLRRGTPKYFELGLDKQCEYLGERCLRGKLYDLGDYPGLILEPDEMDGENAGVSADLFRINEQGKQGRIFEKIDIYEECNTEDSSEWEYRRTTIPVKVKDRGKYYLVDAWVYVYQQEVADKTRIDKWPVD; this is encoded by the coding sequence TTGTCCTCAATAACCTATACCGATTTGTTTGAGATGCTCGCACATATTGGCGAGTTTATTACTGCCTTTGCGTTAATTGTTGCTGGGGTATGGGCCTTGGTTAATTACCGAGTAAACAAACAAGTAGAGGCGGCTCGTTGGTTACACGAGTTGAGCCAAGAGTTTCAGTTTTCGGACAAACTGAGTAATGGCAAGTTTTTACTGGACTTTAGGTTTCGGGAAGTGGTTGAGCCGCTACTTTCGACATTGATTATCTATTGCAATAAAGGTTTGAAAGAGAGTGACCTTAAGTTATCGGTTGAATTGGACAGAGTATTAAATCAATTCGAGCACCTTCTTTTTCTGGAGTCGAATGGCCGTATAACACGCGCTCATTTGAATGCTTACTTCGGCTATTGGTTTGGTCTGTTCAAGAAACCGGAATACGGGACTTTGCGTAGATATTGTCATAACTTCGGGTATGAACTGATCGCACAATATTGTTTTCCCGAGGGGGCCAGAGCTCAGAGAGAAGAATACATATTGGTTTATGGTTCTTTGAGACGGGGGACGCCAAAATATTTTGAATTAGGCTTGGATAAACAGTGTGAATATCTTGGGGAGCGTTGTCTAAGAGGTAAGCTGTATGATCTGGGTGATTATCCAGGATTAATTTTAGAACCGGATGAGATGGATGGTGAAAATGCTGGAGTGTCAGCAGATTTATTCCGAATTAATGAGCAGGGTAAGCAAGGCAGAATATTCGAGAAGATTGATATATACGAGGAGTGTAACACCGAGGATAGCTCGGAGTGGGAATACCGCCGTACTACGATACCTGTAAAAGTTAAGGATAGAGGCAAATACTACCTGGTTGATGCCTGGGTTTATGTGTATCAGCAGGAGGTCGCTGATAAAACGCGTATAGATAAATGGCCAGTTGATTAG
- the glnA gene encoding glutamate--ammonia ligase: MSIEKALELIKESEAKFVDMRFTDTKGKEQHVSIPANLVDEEFFEEGKMFDGSSISGWKGINESDMVLLPDPSTVVLDPFAEEVQVNVTCDIVEPSTMQGYERDPRSVARRAEEYLKSTGIGDSVLIGPEPEFFMFDDVRFHTDMAGSFYEVDSMEAKWNSGAEYDGGNQGHRPGVKGGYFPVPPVDSAHDIRSAMCMVMEEMGLHIEAHHHEVATAGQNEIACRFNTLVKKADEIQIYKYVVHNVAHAYGKTATFMPKPVVGDNGSGMHVHQSISKDGQNIFAGDKYAGLSEEALYYVGGIIKHARAINAFSNASTNSYKRLVPGFEAPVMLAYSARNRSASIRIPHVSSAKARRIEIRFPDPTANPYLAFTAMLMAGLDGIQNKIHPGDAMDKDLYDLPAEEAKEIPTVASSLEMALDALDADRDFLTSGGVMSDDMIDAYIALKREEVEKLNMTTHPVEFDMYYSV; the protein is encoded by the coding sequence ATGTCTATTGAGAAGGCTTTAGAGCTAATAAAAGAAAGCGAAGCAAAATTTGTCGATATGCGTTTTACCGATACCAAGGGTAAAGAGCAGCACGTTTCCATCCCTGCAAATCTGGTGGATGAAGAGTTTTTCGAAGAAGGTAAGATGTTTGACGGCTCCTCCATTTCAGGTTGGAAGGGCATCAATGAGTCTGACATGGTGCTACTGCCAGATCCCAGCACCGTGGTATTGGACCCCTTCGCCGAGGAAGTTCAGGTCAACGTAACCTGTGACATCGTCGAACCGTCTACCATGCAAGGTTATGAGCGGGACCCTCGCTCTGTGGCGCGTCGTGCAGAAGAATACCTGAAGTCGACCGGCATCGGTGACAGTGTATTGATTGGGCCCGAGCCTGAGTTCTTTATGTTCGACGATGTGCGTTTTCACACCGACATGGCCGGATCTTTCTACGAGGTCGACTCCATGGAAGCCAAGTGGAACTCTGGAGCCGAATACGATGGCGGTAACCAGGGCCACCGTCCCGGTGTGAAAGGTGGCTACTTCCCAGTACCTCCCGTAGATTCTGCCCACGATATCCGTTCAGCCATGTGTATGGTGATGGAAGAGATGGGTCTGCATATAGAGGCGCACCACCACGAGGTAGCGACCGCAGGGCAAAACGAGATCGCCTGCCGCTTCAATACGTTGGTGAAAAAAGCCGACGAGATTCAGATCTACAAGTATGTGGTTCACAATGTGGCGCATGCCTATGGCAAGACAGCAACCTTTATGCCTAAGCCTGTGGTCGGTGATAACGGCTCAGGTATGCATGTGCATCAGTCTATTTCCAAAGATGGTCAGAACATATTTGCCGGTGATAAGTATGCCGGTCTGTCGGAAGAAGCATTGTACTATGTGGGTGGAATCATCAAGCACGCTCGCGCTATCAATGCTTTCTCTAACGCTTCAACTAACTCGTACAAGCGTTTGGTTCCAGGTTTCGAAGCGCCAGTTATGCTGGCTTACTCAGCTCGTAACCGTTCTGCCTCTATTCGTATTCCTCATGTGAGCAGCGCGAAAGCACGCCGCATTGAGATCCGATTCCCTGACCCGACGGCCAACCCTTACCTGGCTTTCACTGCCATGCTGATGGCGGGTCTGGATGGTATTCAGAACAAGATTCACCCCGGTGATGCCATGGATAAGGACTTGTATGACCTGCCAGCTGAAGAAGCCAAAGAAATTCCAACTGTGGCCAGCTCGCTGGAAATGGCACTGGACGCTCTGGATGCAGATCGTGACTTCCTGACCTCCGGTGGTGTTATGTCTGACGATATGATCGATGCCTACATTGCACTGAAGCGCGAAGAAGTAGAAAAGCTCAACATGACCACACACCCTGTTGAGTTCGATATGTACTACAGCGTATAA
- a CDS encoding substrate-binding periplasmic protein — MRLVLGLFLFCCHFLSSAEPDGLPQITVDYRDYQGSHEVEGRKTAAHTYLFNEDARTVLKLATLNWSPYIAEKACEKGWVFQTAVALLHRQGYGAQITFYPWARAITLVESGKADILFPEYFIEPEASSDVFPGTRRLDHLTLSHSFGAGPIAFIKRRGYDTSHYKNLISLKDEFIGVVRGYQNTPEFDRLMEMGTFNVVEALSDLNNVELLLNNRVNLIIGDPKVVREEIRLSDYANEEKVEMLATIETVKPILRMNKLFFAISKHRKDAKKLKHELNQAIDSFKRQGVINNIQYRWQRHCLK; from the coding sequence ATGCGGTTAGTGCTTGGCCTTTTTTTGTTCTGCTGTCACTTCCTGTCATCCGCCGAGCCCGATGGCCTACCTCAGATAACAGTCGATTATCGTGACTACCAGGGCTCTCATGAGGTCGAGGGTAGAAAAACCGCGGCTCATACGTATCTATTCAATGAAGACGCTAGGACGGTTCTAAAACTGGCAACGTTAAACTGGTCGCCTTACATCGCCGAGAAAGCCTGCGAAAAAGGGTGGGTGTTTCAGACCGCTGTCGCACTGCTCCACCGTCAGGGGTATGGGGCTCAAATCACCTTTTACCCCTGGGCGAGAGCCATTACCCTGGTGGAGTCGGGTAAGGCCGACATTCTGTTTCCAGAGTACTTTATAGAGCCTGAGGCGTCTTCGGACGTGTTTCCCGGTACCCGCCGGCTTGATCACCTTACTCTTTCGCACTCTTTCGGCGCGGGTCCCATCGCATTCATCAAGCGAAGAGGTTACGACACAAGCCATTATAAAAACTTAATATCCCTTAAAGATGAGTTCATTGGCGTGGTTCGTGGCTATCAGAATACGCCTGAGTTTGATCGTTTAATGGAAATGGGCACCTTTAATGTCGTCGAGGCACTGAGTGACCTTAACAATGTAGAGCTGTTGCTCAATAACCGAGTAAACCTGATCATTGGCGACCCCAAAGTGGTCAGAGAGGAAATTCGGCTCTCCGACTACGCGAATGAAGAAAAAGTCGAAATGCTTGCAACCATAGAAACCGTCAAGCCTATTCTGCGTATGAACAAACTGTTTTTTGCTATCTCGAAACATCGCAAAGATGCCAAAAAATTAAAACACGAGCTCAATCAGGCCATCGATAGCTTTAAGAGACAGGGTGTCATCAACAACATTCAATATCGCTGGCAACGTCACTGCTTAAAATAG
- a CDS encoding transporter substrate-binding domain-containing protein, with protein MLLRVVLAFFLSVWAGALFSQPVKFCYELHAQPPYINDEREVQVGKPGILVKRISAVSEELNIEPLFDRFSWLKCQQLVKQGLADALFVMINTPEREQQFAFPKESYFIRANYPLFVNPTGTNSKLLELSRAQVIRELQENGRYGVGAPLGYIVHGQLADLGLLSGFQYSPSKGLSMVAKGKLDAYVLERRIGMTLVQQLGIQQQVVPTKASLVEANWHVAFNKDFYRQHPALVERFWAEISNEQQTP; from the coding sequence ATGTTACTTCGTGTGGTATTGGCCTTTTTCTTGTCGGTTTGGGCGGGCGCTCTATTTAGTCAGCCTGTTAAGTTCTGTTATGAACTGCACGCTCAGCCTCCCTATATCAATGACGAAAGAGAGGTGCAGGTGGGTAAGCCAGGTATACTGGTGAAACGTATTAGTGCTGTCAGTGAAGAGCTCAATATAGAGCCACTTTTTGATCGTTTCTCATGGCTAAAATGTCAACAGCTGGTGAAGCAGGGTCTTGCCGATGCCTTGTTTGTGATGATCAACACGCCTGAGCGAGAGCAGCAATTTGCCTTTCCGAAAGAGTCTTATTTTATTCGTGCCAACTATCCGCTTTTTGTGAACCCCACTGGCACCAACTCGAAATTATTGGAGTTATCCCGGGCTCAGGTTATCCGGGAGTTGCAGGAAAATGGACGTTATGGCGTGGGCGCCCCGTTGGGGTATATTGTTCACGGACAGCTCGCTGACCTGGGGTTATTAAGTGGCTTTCAGTATTCTCCCTCCAAAGGTTTATCGATGGTGGCAAAAGGAAAGCTGGATGCTTATGTTTTGGAGCGACGCATTGGAATGACTTTGGTCCAGCAGCTGGGTATTCAGCAACAAGTTGTGCCCACCAAAGCCAGTCTGGTCGAGGCAAACTGGCACGTGGCTTTTAATAAAGATTTTTATCGACAACATCCCGCACTGGTAGAACGGTTCTGGGCGGAAATCAGTAACGAGCAGCAAACACCCTGA
- the glnG gene encoding nitrogen regulation protein NR(I), with protein sequence MSVAPVWIVDDDSSIRWVLQKALQTAQIQCESFENPQDLLLQLQTEQQPEVIVSDIRMPQMGGMELLQEVHQLYPNLPVIIMTAHSDLDSAVNAYKSGAFEYLPKPFDIDEAVTLVKRGLSHAREQASKNAPQKPQLQTEIIGEAPAMQEVFRAIGRLSRSSISVLINGESGTGKELVAHALHKHSPRSDNPFIALNMAAIPTDLIESELFGHEKGAFTGAQAARKGRFEQANGGTLFLDEIGDMPLDVQTRLLRVLADGQFYRVGGHQAVSVDVRIIAATHQNLEQRVAEGRFREDLFHRLNVIRVHIPKLSDRREDIPLLAEHFLSSAAKELDVEAKVLGKEAAKVIKDLPWPGNVRQLENLCRWLTVMASGQEIIPSDLPPELYDQKPVVSEQAVDGDWPELLAHWADKQLVTNKDGILDEASVIFEKVLLERALHHTRGHKQEAAKRLGWGRNTLTRKLKELDL encoded by the coding sequence ATGAGTGTTGCACCCGTTTGGATCGTTGACGACGACAGCTCCATCCGCTGGGTTTTACAGAAAGCTCTGCAAACCGCACAGATTCAGTGCGAAAGTTTTGAGAATCCGCAAGATTTGTTACTGCAGCTGCAAACCGAGCAGCAGCCGGAGGTGATTGTCTCCGACATTCGGATGCCGCAGATGGGAGGTATGGAATTGCTGCAAGAAGTGCATCAGCTGTATCCGAACCTACCCGTGATCATTATGACCGCTCACTCCGACCTCGACAGTGCGGTCAATGCCTATAAGAGCGGGGCGTTCGAGTATCTGCCAAAGCCCTTTGATATCGACGAGGCGGTTACTTTAGTGAAAAGAGGCTTGTCTCACGCCCGAGAACAGGCGTCTAAGAACGCGCCGCAGAAACCGCAACTGCAAACTGAGATCATCGGTGAAGCGCCCGCCATGCAGGAGGTGTTTCGCGCCATCGGCCGTTTGTCGCGTTCAAGTATAAGCGTTCTTATTAATGGTGAGTCGGGCACAGGTAAGGAACTGGTGGCTCACGCGCTACACAAACACAGTCCTCGCTCCGACAACCCCTTTATTGCTCTAAATATGGCGGCCATCCCCACAGATCTCATTGAATCGGAATTGTTCGGTCATGAGAAAGGCGCTTTCACCGGCGCGCAGGCCGCCCGAAAAGGACGCTTTGAGCAAGCCAATGGCGGGACACTGTTTTTGGATGAAATAGGTGATATGCCATTGGACGTGCAAACCCGGCTATTGCGGGTGCTGGCCGATGGTCAGTTCTATCGGGTGGGGGGACATCAGGCGGTGTCAGTGGATGTGCGGATTATTGCTGCCACTCACCAAAATTTGGAGCAGCGGGTGGCGGAGGGCCGCTTCCGTGAAGATTTGTTCCATCGCCTGAATGTAATTCGGGTCCATATTCCAAAACTCAGTGATCGTCGTGAAGATATCCCGCTCTTGGCGGAGCACTTTCTGTCCAGCGCCGCCAAAGAGCTGGATGTAGAAGCCAAGGTTCTGGGCAAGGAGGCGGCAAAGGTCATCAAAGATTTGCCCTGGCCGGGGAATGTCCGTCAGTTGGAGAACCTGTGCCGTTGGCTGACGGTGATGGCCAGCGGTCAGGAAATCATCCCTTCCGATCTGCCACCAGAGCTCTACGACCAAAAGCCGGTAGTCAGTGAGCAAGCTGTGGACGGCGACTGGCCGGAGCTACTGGCCCACTGGGCCGACAAGCAACTGGTGACCAATAAAGACGGCATCCTGGACGAAGCCAGCGTCATTTTTGAGAAGGTACTCCTGGAGCGAGCCTTACACCATACCCGTGGTCATAAACAGGAAGCCGCCAAGCGTCTGGGCTGGGGGCGTAACACCCTGACTCGTAAGCTAAAAGAGCTGGATCTATAG
- a CDS encoding formimidoylglutamase produces the protein MTDFLLPTSQSDLDGLVAQRPGEVKLGQRLHLSGSSPDYREAARAGVKYVLLGVPEQTGPKANLGKGGAHLGWDAFLQAFVNLQSNLLFTGEQVMVAGQMDCQSSKALTDLESLRHHCAELDERLVVTLTPIFQAGLIPIIIGGGHNNAYGAIKACSQVLNTSLAVSNFDPHADFRAMEGRHSGNPFRYAHHEGFLSHYAVLGLHEQKNSQEALDALKEQGFPWYSVQQISWRRELTLARAIGHVGHYLLSSGMPVGIELDMDAISEMPTSAITRAGMSLDDALYYVDQIGRQPAVKYLHLAEAAPERHPAGEKAGMRVTGQALAELVSGFIKAHDDD, from the coding sequence ATGACAGACTTTCTACTCCCTACCTCGCAAAGTGATCTTGATGGGCTGGTAGCCCAGCGTCCCGGGGAAGTTAAGCTCGGTCAGAGGTTGCACCTAAGCGGCTCGAGCCCTGACTACCGGGAGGCCGCGCGTGCTGGTGTGAAATATGTGTTGTTGGGTGTGCCAGAGCAAACCGGGCCTAAGGCTAATTTGGGCAAGGGCGGCGCACATCTGGGCTGGGATGCCTTCTTACAGGCCTTTGTGAACCTGCAGTCCAACCTGCTGTTCACAGGTGAACAGGTGATGGTTGCCGGACAAATGGACTGTCAGAGCAGTAAGGCCCTGACGGATCTGGAGAGCCTCCGTCACCACTGTGCCGAACTGGATGAGCGCCTGGTGGTCACGCTGACTCCTATCTTCCAGGCCGGTTTAATTCCCATCATCATCGGCGGAGGGCATAACAATGCCTACGGGGCCATCAAGGCCTGTAGTCAGGTGTTAAATACTTCGCTGGCGGTGTCTAATTTTGACCCCCATGCCGACTTTAGAGCTATGGAGGGGCGTCACAGCGGTAATCCCTTCCGCTACGCTCATCACGAGGGCTTTCTGAGCCACTACGCCGTTTTGGGGCTGCACGAGCAGAAAAACAGTCAGGAAGCGCTGGACGCTCTCAAAGAACAGGGTTTTCCCTGGTACAGCGTGCAGCAAATTAGCTGGCGGCGTGAGCTGACTCTGGCTCGGGCCATTGGCCATGTGGGCCATTATTTGTTGTCCAGTGGTATGCCGGTGGGAATAGAACTGGATATGGATGCCATCAGTGAAATGCCCACCAGTGCTATTACCCGGGCGGGCATGAGTCTGGACGATGCCCTCTACTATGTGGACCAGATCGGACGCCAGCCCGCGGTGAAATACCTGCACCTGGCCGAAGCTGCTCCCGAGCGTCATCCCGCTGGTGAAAAAGCCGGTATGCGCGTCACCGGCCAGGCCCTGGCCGAACTGGTCAGCGGCTTTATTAAAGCTCATGATGATGATTAG
- the glnL gene encoding nitrogen regulation protein NR(II), whose translation MIRQDNLLNQLSTTLLVLDARLTVVYANPASEGFFEQSRNQLRGQPLERLVLQSSLETQRLEDALEQRSSFSDTEVKMTLFDGRHCLAEITVSSFNEQEQELLLLEIKPIDSLRRISKENQQWAQQQAARELVRGIAHEIKNPLGGIRGAAQLLQMQLQDPELGEYTGLIVEQSDRLRNLVDRLLGPNQPPQFDWHNLHQVLEKIRTLISVDDFADIKLVRDYDPSIPDIWMDQDKIQQAVLNIARNSAQALEGQGQIRFVTRIERNVVIHGRNTPLCARIQIIDNGPGIPDELKDTLFYPMVSGKQDGTGLGLSIAQHLIDHHRGKIEVESWPGETQFTIYLPIDKREPS comes from the coding sequence ATGATCCGTCAGGACAATTTGCTGAATCAGCTATCCACCACATTACTGGTGCTGGATGCACGTCTGACCGTGGTGTACGCCAACCCGGCGTCAGAAGGTTTTTTTGAGCAGAGCCGAAATCAACTGCGGGGACAGCCTCTGGAGCGATTGGTCTTACAATCGAGCCTGGAAACTCAGCGTCTGGAGGATGCCTTAGAACAACGCAGTAGCTTTTCCGATACTGAGGTCAAGATGACCCTGTTCGATGGTCGTCACTGTCTGGCTGAGATTACTGTCAGTAGCTTTAACGAACAGGAGCAGGAACTGCTGCTGTTGGAAATCAAACCCATCGACAGTCTGCGTCGGATTAGTAAGGAAAACCAGCAGTGGGCCCAGCAACAAGCCGCCAGAGAGCTGGTTCGTGGTATCGCTCATGAAATTAAGAACCCCTTAGGGGGTATAAGAGGTGCAGCGCAACTGTTACAGATGCAGTTGCAAGACCCGGAGTTAGGCGAATATACCGGCCTTATCGTAGAGCAATCAGACCGTTTGCGTAACCTGGTTGACCGTTTGTTGGGACCGAATCAGCCCCCCCAGTTCGATTGGCATAACTTGCATCAGGTATTAGAGAAGATCCGGACGCTGATCAGTGTGGATGACTTTGCCGACATTAAGCTGGTGCGCGACTATGACCCCAGTATTCCCGATATCTGGATGGATCAGGACAAAATCCAGCAGGCGGTGCTGAATATCGCCCGCAATAGTGCTCAGGCGCTGGAGGGACAAGGTCAGATTCGTTTTGTAACTCGTATTGAGCGAAATGTGGTGATCCACGGTCGCAATACCCCGCTATGCGCCCGTATTCAGATTATCGACAATGGCCCGGGCATCCCCGATGAACTAAAAGACACCCTGTTTTACCCTATGGTCAGTGGCAAGCAAGACGGTACCGGCCTTGGACTGTCCATCGCACAACATTTGATTGACCATCATAGAGGCAAGATCGAGGTGGAGTCTTGGCCGGGAGAAACCCAATTCACTATCTACCTGCCAATTGATAAGAGGGAGCCAAGTTAA
- a CDS encoding DUF4124 domain-containing protein, which translates to MRLLSLFILLLSLSVSAGTVYKVVKEDGTVVYTDKPVAGAEKVGLPKANTAEPLATPNPRSSADVEKTKRKKRLKPEYQLTITQPQNEANIRNNAGNLTVMGHMQPKAADGEFHLLLDGQVIHRGSSPQFALENVDRGEHRVKIQYVGRSGKILASSPERVFYLHRFSILHQNQQSN; encoded by the coding sequence ATGCGCTTACTGAGTTTATTCATTTTGTTGCTGAGTTTGTCGGTGTCCGCAGGCACAGTGTATAAGGTCGTCAAAGAAGACGGCACCGTGGTTTATACCGACAAACCGGTAGCGGGTGCCGAGAAGGTTGGCTTACCAAAGGCTAATACCGCCGAGCCATTGGCTACGCCAAACCCTCGCTCTTCCGCCGATGTCGAAAAGACGAAGCGGAAAAAACGGCTTAAACCCGAGTATCAACTGACCATTACTCAGCCCCAAAATGAGGCGAATATCCGTAATAACGCGGGGAATCTCACCGTTATGGGGCATATGCAGCCCAAAGCAGCGGACGGTGAATTTCACTTATTGCTCGACGGGCAGGTCATTCATCGCGGTTCCAGCCCCCAGTTTGCGTTGGAGAATGTGGATCGTGGCGAACATCGGGTAAAAATTCAGTATGTTGGTCGTTCAGGCAAGATCCTTGCATCCTCACCCGAAAGGGTCTTTTATCTGCATCGTTTCTCGATTCTGCACCAGAATCAACAAAGCAACTAG
- the rraA gene encoding ribonuclease E activity regulator RraA, whose protein sequence is MEYNTSELCDLFADSVDVVEPMFVNYGGRVSYGGEVTTIKCFEDKGLIEKVVSQPGAGKVLLIDGGGSTRRALLDAETAQLALDNDWEGIVCYGSVREVDLLEELDIGIHALASIPVSADAEGVGDVDLAVNFGGVTFLPEDHLYADSTGIILSPEPLDID, encoded by the coding sequence ATGGAATACAATACCTCAGAGTTATGCGACCTTTTTGCCGATAGTGTGGATGTGGTCGAACCCATGTTCGTGAATTATGGAGGGCGAGTGTCCTATGGCGGGGAGGTGACTACCATCAAGTGCTTTGAAGACAAAGGCTTGATTGAAAAGGTGGTTTCACAGCCCGGCGCCGGCAAGGTGCTGCTGATCGATGGCGGCGGTTCTACCCGCCGGGCATTGCTCGATGCCGAAACCGCGCAACTGGCACTGGACAATGATTGGGAAGGCATTGTCTGCTATGGCAGTGTGCGGGAAGTGGATTTGCTGGAAGAGCTGGATATTGGCATTCATGCCCTGGCCTCGATCCCGGTAAGCGCCGATGCCGAAGGCGTCGGCGATGTGGACCTGGCGGTGAATTTTGGCGGCGTGACCTTCCTGCCGGAAGATCATTTGTATGCCGACAGCACCGGTATAATACTGTCTCCGGAGCCATTGGATATTGATTGA